One Bufo gargarizans isolate SCDJY-AF-19 chromosome 4, ASM1485885v1, whole genome shotgun sequence DNA window includes the following coding sequences:
- the LOC122936002 gene encoding sterile alpha motif domain-containing protein 12-like, producing the protein MAAPHQGLVAQESEDEEIWEKPVSDWSVQDVCSWLQYGPLQNAAGLVQAAYSHHISGRALLRLTDNLLQRIGIHEEGLRRTILVEVLELKLQQEIQQLLLIAECVEEQERR; encoded by the exons ATGGCCGCACCCCACCAG GGTTTAGTGGCACAGGAATCGGAGGATGAGGAGATCTGGGAGAAGCCGGTCAGTGACTGGTCAGTACAAGACGTCTGCTCCTGGCTGCAATATGGACCCTTACAGAACGCAGCCGGCCTGGTCCAAGCAGCTTATTCCCATCACATCTCAG GACGAGCTCTGCTGAGGTTGACGGATAATTTGCTGCAGAGAATAGGAATTCACGAAGAGGGTTTACGTCGGACAATTCTTGTGGAAGTCTTGGAACTGAAGCTACAGCAGGAAATCCAGCAGCTGCTGCTCATCGCGGAGTGTGTGGAAGAGCAGGAAAGAAGATGA